One Sphingomonas sp. JUb134 DNA segment encodes these proteins:
- the groES gene encoding co-chaperone GroES, with protein MHFRPLHDRVAVRRIEAEEKTAGGIIIPDTAKEKPQEGEVVAVGPGARDETGKLVELSVKAGDRVLFGKWSGSEVKIDGEELLIMKESDILGIVETEASSK; from the coding sequence ATGCATTTCCGTCCCCTGCACGACCGTGTCGCCGTGCGTCGCATCGAAGCCGAGGAAAAGACGGCCGGCGGCATCATCATCCCGGATACTGCCAAGGAGAAGCCCCAGGAGGGCGAGGTCGTCGCCGTCGGGCCGGGCGCCCGCGACGAGACCGGCAAGCTGGTCGAGCTGTCCGTCAAGGCCGGCGACCGCGTCCTCTTCGGCAAATGGTCCGGCAGCGAGGTCAAGATCGACGGCGAGGAACTGCTCATCATGAAGGAGAGCGACATCCTCGGGATCGTCGAAACCGAAGCGTCGTCCAAATAG
- a CDS encoding zinc-binding dehydrogenase: MATHTDEHIEQIAELIAPQGRFALIDDPKTLDVVPFKRKSVSTHWEFMFTRSMFETADMETQGQILSAIASLVDAGEVRTTLTERFSPRTSSARTRRLRALPHAARSSSRVGSDAVHAHSTSAAPVAPAAPTEREQASALSMPAMCGCGRRFRWVTDIYNRKRP; this comes from the coding sequence CTGGCCACCCACACCGACGAGCATATCGAGCAGATCGCCGAGCTGATCGCCCCGCAGGGACGTTTTGCGCTCATCGACGACCCCAAGACGCTCGATGTCGTACCGTTCAAACGCAAGTCGGTGTCGACCCACTGGGAGTTTATGTTCACCCGGTCCATGTTCGAGACTGCTGATATGGAAACGCAGGGTCAGATCCTGTCGGCCATCGCCAGCCTCGTGGACGCCGGCGAGGTGCGCACCACCCTCACCGAACGGTTCTCGCCGCGAACCTCAAGCGCGCGCACCAGGCGCTTGAGAGCACTACCGCACGCGGCAAGATCGTCATCGAGGGTTGGCAGTGATGCGGTTCACGCTCACTCAACGTCCGCCGCCCCCGTGGCCCCCGCTGCACCAACTGAAAGGGAACAAGCCTCGGCGTTATCGATGCCAGCCATGTGCGGTTGTGGGCGTCGCTTTCGCTGGGTCACTGATATCTACAATCGTAAAAGACCGTGA
- a CDS encoding Bax inhibitor-1/YccA family protein, with the protein MLGVYRTMALGLVVTGLVAFLVASTPALYQPIFSTPLKWVVILAPLAFVLFLSFRVEQMSAASARVVFYSFAGVMGLSLASVFLVFTGTSIALAFFSAAALFAAMCLWGYTTNVDLSRWSTFLMVGLFGVVIASLINLFLASDMLQFAVSIIAVLVFTGLTAWDSQRLKSQYFAYAGTESAEKLAVMGALSLYLDLINLFQLLLNLMGERERA; encoded by the coding sequence ATGCTTGGTGTCTATCGCACGATGGCCTTGGGACTGGTCGTTACCGGGCTTGTCGCCTTCCTCGTCGCCAGCACACCAGCTCTCTATCAACCTATTTTCAGCACGCCCCTCAAATGGGTCGTGATCCTGGCCCCGCTCGCCTTCGTCCTGTTCCTCTCGTTCCGCGTTGAGCAGATGAGCGCCGCCAGTGCGCGGGTCGTATTCTATTCATTCGCGGGCGTCATGGGGCTGTCGCTGGCCAGCGTTTTCCTCGTATTCACCGGCACCAGCATCGCGCTGGCGTTCTTCTCGGCGGCCGCCCTGTTCGCCGCCATGTGCCTGTGGGGTTATACGACCAACGTCGACCTTTCGCGCTGGTCGACCTTCCTCATGGTCGGGCTTTTTGGGGTCGTCATCGCGAGCCTTATCAACCTGTTCCTTGCCTCCGACATGCTGCAGTTCGCCGTTTCGATCATTGCCGTGCTGGTCTTCACCGGCCTTACCGCCTGGGATAGCCAGCGCTTGAAGAGTCAATATTTCGCCTATGCGGGGACAGAATCAGCTGAGAAGCTCGCGGTGATGGGGGCGCTATCCCTTTACCTGGATCTCATAAACCTGTTCCAGCTCCTGCTCAACCTCATGGGGGAGCGTGAACGAGCATAG
- a CDS encoding MBL fold metallo-hydrolase RNA specificity domain-containing protein: MHKRKKRHHSRNQSGVTVLEREARIDLAKRPADGLGVAFLGASGTVTGSRYLVDDGETQIVVDSGLFQGPRDLRRLNWAPIPPEVADVGQVLLTHAHLDHSGALPRMARLGWDGTVLATRATAALCELLLPDSGHLQEKDAEFANRHGFSRHQPALPLYTQADARLALQLFRPIEFGAWHAVTDGIRVRYHRAGHILGAASIEIDWKGRTILFSGDIGRYGDSVMKDPEPPARADYVLVESTYGDRRHEQVDPTKTLGDHVERCVERGGTVVIPAFAVGRVQSLLYHFSRLRAQGRLRDIPIFLDSPMAINASGLMCDFMDEHRLARAECEAACSVAHYVREVEESKELTANPAPKVIISASGMATGGRVLHHLKRFAPDGKNLILFSGFQAAGTRGAAMIGGARTIKIHGEYIPVEAEVANLTMLSAHADSDELMRWLGSLHEAPRHVYVTHGEPTGAHVLAKRVSEELGWACSVPALGSWGMLA, encoded by the coding sequence ATGCACAAGAGAAAGAAACGGCACCATTCCCGCAACCAGTCCGGCGTGACCGTCCTCGAGCGCGAAGCAAGGATCGATCTGGCTAAGCGCCCGGCCGATGGTCTCGGCGTCGCCTTTCTCGGCGCATCGGGAACGGTCACAGGGTCGCGTTATCTGGTGGACGATGGTGAAACTCAGATCGTTGTCGATTCCGGCCTGTTTCAAGGACCCAGGGATCTGCGCCGCCTTAATTGGGCGCCAATTCCACCCGAAGTCGCCGATGTCGGCCAAGTCCTGCTGACCCACGCTCATCTCGATCACTCGGGCGCGCTACCGCGCATGGCGCGCCTGGGCTGGGACGGTACCGTCCTTGCCACCCGGGCGACCGCGGCCCTGTGCGAGCTCCTTCTTCCCGACAGCGGTCATCTGCAGGAAAAGGATGCGGAGTTCGCCAACCGGCACGGCTTCTCCAGGCACCAGCCGGCGCTGCCGCTCTACACCCAGGCTGACGCGCGTCTGGCATTGCAGCTCTTCCGGCCGATCGAGTTCGGAGCGTGGCATGCAGTCACGGACGGCATCAGGGTGCGCTATCATCGCGCCGGCCACATCCTCGGCGCGGCGTCGATCGAGATCGACTGGAAGGGGCGGACAATCCTCTTCTCAGGCGACATCGGCCGTTACGGCGATTCGGTGATGAAAGATCCCGAGCCGCCCGCGCGCGCCGACTATGTCCTGGTGGAATCGACCTATGGCGATCGGCGCCACGAGCAGGTCGATCCGACAAAGACGCTTGGAGATCATGTCGAACGATGCGTCGAGAGAGGAGGGACGGTGGTGATCCCGGCCTTCGCCGTGGGACGGGTCCAGTCGCTTCTCTATCATTTCTCGCGTCTGCGCGCGCAGGGACGCCTCCGCGACATCCCGATCTTCCTCGACAGCCCGATGGCGATCAACGCGAGCGGGCTGATGTGCGATTTCATGGACGAGCATCGCCTGGCCCGCGCCGAGTGCGAAGCGGCGTGCAGCGTCGCGCACTATGTGCGCGAAGTGGAGGAATCCAAGGAACTCACCGCCAACCCCGCCCCAAAGGTCATCATCTCGGCCAGCGGAATGGCAACGGGCGGCCGCGTGCTCCACCATCTCAAGCGCTTCGCGCCGGATGGGAAGAACCTCATCCTCTTCTCGGGCTTCCAGGCGGCGGGCACCCGCGGCGCCGCCATGATCGGCGGCGCCCGGACGATCAAGATCCACGGCGAGTATATCCCGGTCGAAGCCGAGGTCGCCAACCTGACGATGCTCTCGGCGCATGCCGACAGCGACGAGCTCATGCGCTGGCTCGGCTCGCTGCACGAGGCCCCGCGCCACGTCTATGTCACCCATGGCGAGCCGACCGGCGCCCACGTCCTGGCGAAGCGTGTCTCGGAGGAACTGGGCTGGGCATGCAGCGTACCGGCGCTGGGTAGCTGGGGCATGCTCGCGTGA
- a CDS encoding response regulator has product MSLAVSDTGIGMDEETATRAVEPFFSTKGPGKGTGLGLSMAHGLARQLGGTLMITTVPDAGTRVDILLPVSTETPQRAAPKVEGTLPQEGTALLVDDDDLVRSSVSQMLSAIGYEVTEAKSAEDALALVNSGMNPSVVVTDHLMTGMSGAALGSALRARTPVLIVSGYAESSEITPEFPRLMKPFRQDELAAKLAEIRSAKSATGDSA; this is encoded by the coding sequence ATCAGCCTCGCGGTCTCGGATACCGGGATCGGCATGGATGAGGAGACAGCCACGCGAGCCGTCGAGCCGTTCTTTTCGACAAAGGGGCCGGGCAAGGGAACAGGTCTTGGCCTTTCGATGGCGCACGGTCTTGCGCGGCAACTCGGCGGAACCCTCATGATCACGACCGTTCCCGATGCCGGGACCCGGGTGGACATCCTGCTTCCCGTGTCGACGGAGACCCCGCAGCGCGCGGCGCCAAAGGTCGAGGGAACGCTGCCCCAGGAGGGAACCGCCCTTCTTGTCGACGATGACGATCTCGTCCGTTCGAGCGTCAGCCAGATGCTCTCCGCGATCGGCTATGAGGTGACCGAGGCGAAATCGGCGGAGGACGCGCTGGCGCTGGTGAACAGCGGCATGAACCCGAGCGTCGTGGTCACCGATCATCTGATGACAGGGATGTCGGGCGCGGCCCTCGGCAGCGCGCTGCGGGCCCGCACGCCCGTCCTGATCGTCTCGGGCTATGCCGAGAGCAGCGAGATCACTCCGGAGTTTCCGCGCCTCATGAAGCCCTTTCGGCAAGACGAACTGGCCGCGAAACTGGCCGAGATCCGGTCGGCGAAAAGCGCGACCGGTGACTCCGCCTAG
- a CDS encoding methyltransferase family protein, translated as MTHADYGYGLWGLALVNAAVFILFAFSFFKPATRRDWRSFGAFSAFIVALFAEMYGFPLTIFLLSGWLQSHFPGVDWWSHDAGHILEMMFGWRINPHFGPFHIASFVLIGVGFWLISIAWTALHTSQRKNELAMTGVYARVRHPQYVGFILVMLGFLLQWPTLLTLAMFPVLVVMYIRLAKHEERYALATYGDSYRQYMAHVPAFFPSLRWKREIAGLAFTGNARMAGHQTDGPVSEGSREHDNMLPGG; from the coding sequence ATGACGCACGCCGACTATGGCTATGGTCTGTGGGGGCTCGCGCTGGTCAATGCCGCCGTTTTCATCCTCTTTGCGTTCAGCTTCTTCAAGCCGGCAACGCGGCGCGACTGGCGCAGCTTCGGCGCGTTCAGTGCGTTCATCGTCGCGCTCTTCGCCGAAATGTATGGCTTCCCGCTCACCATCTTCCTGCTGTCGGGGTGGCTCCAGTCGCATTTCCCCGGCGTCGACTGGTGGAGCCACGATGCTGGCCACATCCTGGAAATGATGTTCGGCTGGCGCATCAATCCGCATTTCGGCCCGTTCCACATCGCCAGCTTTGTGCTGATTGGTGTAGGCTTTTGGCTAATCTCGATCGCGTGGACGGCGCTTCACACGAGTCAGCGCAAAAACGAATTGGCAATGACGGGGGTCTACGCCCGGGTGCGGCACCCTCAATACGTAGGGTTCATCCTCGTCATGCTCGGTTTCTTGCTACAATGGCCGACGCTTCTGACGCTTGCCATGTTTCCGGTGCTGGTGGTGATGTACATTCGTTTGGCTAAGCATGAGGAGAGATACGCGCTCGCGACCTACGGCGATAGCTACCGCCAGTACATGGCCCATGTTCCCGCCTTCTTCCCCAGCTTGCGTTGGAAGCGGGAGATTGCAGGACTGGCCTTCACAGGAAATGCTCGAATGGCAGGCCATCAGACGGACGGGCCGGTTAGCGAGGGTTCTCGAGAACACGACAACATGCTGCCAGGAGGTTAG
- a CDS encoding HdeD family acid-resistance protein, producing the protein MVGVKVDAVSGVSDAVGQQMLGTLRRNWGWIVFRGVLALALGVVSFLFPLSALFAFAMVFAAYAGADGILSMVAAVRGARRKEERWWAYVIRGIIGIATAILFVLMPEVMTVGYALVTLVMLAIWAIVTGALEMVAATSLRKEIRGEWLMGLSGALSVFLGIAIFILLVLDPLTTLPSAAWVIGAYAMFAGFVLIGLGLKLRRA; encoded by the coding sequence ATGGTTGGAGTCAAAGTCGATGCCGTTTCCGGCGTGTCCGACGCGGTCGGTCAGCAGATGTTGGGGACACTGCGCCGCAACTGGGGATGGATCGTCTTTCGCGGTGTCCTCGCGCTCGCGCTTGGCGTGGTATCCTTCCTGTTCCCGCTCAGCGCCCTGTTCGCCTTTGCGATGGTATTCGCCGCCTATGCCGGTGCCGATGGAATCCTTTCCATGGTCGCGGCGGTGCGCGGCGCCCGGCGTAAGGAGGAGCGCTGGTGGGCCTATGTGATCCGCGGGATCATTGGCATCGCGACCGCGATCCTGTTCGTGCTGATGCCCGAGGTCATGACCGTCGGCTACGCTCTCGTCACTCTTGTCATGCTGGCGATCTGGGCGATCGTGACGGGCGCCCTTGAGATGGTTGCCGCAACGAGCCTTCGCAAGGAAATCAGGGGAGAGTGGTTGATGGGCCTCTCAGGCGCCCTCTCGGTATTTCTTGGGATCGCGATCTTCATCCTGCTGGTCCTTGATCCCCTGACGACCTTGCCTTCGGCCGCGTGGGTGATCGGGGCCTATGCAATGTTTGCCGGATTTGTTCTCATCGGCCTCGGTCTGAAGCTTCGGCGAGCTTGA
- a CDS encoding tyrosine-type recombinase/integrase, whose translation MAEPGLVRAETAPISEVVAQVEALAPARRLADPQLVAAAARAWSVNTIRAFLSDLRIWDQWCRRRGLTTARADADAVAAYLRALSGVEQDPRNPLKRRAPATIERYLVNIGWAYRMAGLEDPTAAPLVRLELKGLRKLLGTRQRQARGIRFKGEVSDLDDPATGICLAHLLKASRRDMLGARDRALLRVAYDSGCRRSELVAILCEAIEGPDPDGSGTLFIGTSKTDRERAGALAYLSPATMQAIEEWRQAGGIKTGPLFRRVETYFDGGVRSVGEGALHPNTITLIYRRLIRAAFEKKLLGGMSEAELERWVKAVSSHSIRVGVAQDNFAAGESLPAIMQAYRWRDPKTVMRYGARLAAKSGASARLARRFQESR comes from the coding sequence ATGGCTGAGCCTGGCCTGGTTCGTGCCGAGACGGCGCCGATCAGCGAGGTCGTTGCGCAGGTCGAGGCGCTCGCGCCGGCGCGGCGGCTTGCCGACCCCCAGTTGGTCGCAGCCGCCGCCCGGGCCTGGTCGGTCAACACGATCCGCGCCTTCCTGTCGGACCTGAGAATCTGGGATCAGTGGTGCCGGCGGCGTGGCCTGACGACCGCCCGGGCCGACGCTGATGCGGTCGCTGCCTATCTGCGGGCTCTGTCGGGAGTCGAACAGGATCCGCGCAATCCGCTGAAGCGGCGGGCGCCCGCGACGATCGAGCGCTATCTGGTGAATATAGGCTGGGCCTACCGCATGGCCGGGCTCGAGGACCCAACCGCGGCGCCGCTGGTGCGGCTCGAGCTCAAGGGCTTGCGCAAGCTTCTGGGAACGCGACAGCGGCAGGCGCGGGGTATCCGGTTCAAGGGTGAGGTGAGCGACCTCGACGACCCGGCGACCGGAATCTGTCTCGCCCATCTGCTCAAGGCCTCCCGGCGCGACATGCTGGGCGCGCGCGATCGCGCGCTCCTGCGCGTGGCGTACGACAGCGGCTGCCGCCGCTCCGAGCTGGTCGCGATCCTGTGCGAGGCGATCGAGGGGCCCGACCCCGATGGATCCGGAACCCTGTTCATAGGCACGAGCAAGACCGACCGCGAACGGGCCGGCGCGCTCGCCTATCTGTCACCGGCGACCATGCAGGCGATCGAGGAGTGGCGGCAGGCAGGAGGGATAAAGACCGGGCCGCTTTTCCGGCGGGTCGAGACCTATTTCGACGGAGGGGTTCGGTCGGTGGGGGAGGGGGCTCTTCACCCGAACACGATCACATTGATTTACCGCCGGCTGATCCGCGCCGCTTTCGAGAAGAAGCTGCTCGGAGGAATGAGCGAAGCGGAGCTCGAGCGCTGGGTGAAAGCGGTGTCGAGCCACTCGATCAGGGTTGGCGTGGCGCAGGACAATTTCGCCGCCGGCGAGAGCCTGCCGGCGATCATGCAGGCCTATCGCTGGCGGGACCCCAAGACGGTCATGCGCTACGGTGCGCGGCTCGCGGCCAAGAGCGGGGCGTCGGCGCGCCTCGCGCGGCGCTTTCAGGAGAGCCGTTGA
- a CDS encoding toll/interleukin-1 receptor domain-containing protein, which translates to MIKLTHNGRPFDARKFAADIEAKAIELGMQALEEKARGAAASIVDPETGSHANVFVDRLSGNRVAIRTTGSPAFARLLEKRLGVDPGDVQVMNAADGAKHPKIYLAHASEDKDRVRPVAEYLMANGVDVWFDEWEIEPGDSLRQKMEEGLGAMTHFVVVLTETSITKPWVAKEIDVGLVQQVGGKSRFVPLVVDLDPAKLSPFLQAMLFLKIDPASEADLKGLVDRLHGVSRKPPLGDAPRYVQKAPSGLEGWSPAAIAIGKHIVETSANATAVDPIVTLADLPAALGIAADDLRIGLLDLKDAGYLREMNISGHYAPQPALFVDFDEAFMPFSPSEDARTLANRMVTGEERAVDTRQLAETLGWEPRRMNSAICYLERAGAIKARHAPASAPWRAVQLVRTDETLRFARSHG; encoded by the coding sequence ATGATCAAGTTGACCCACAATGGAAGGCCGTTCGACGCCCGCAAGTTTGCCGCGGACATTGAAGCCAAGGCGATCGAGCTCGGGATGCAGGCGCTCGAGGAGAAGGCGAGGGGCGCCGCTGCCTCGATCGTCGATCCCGAGACTGGTAGTCACGCCAATGTGTTCGTCGATCGATTGTCGGGGAACAGGGTTGCGATCCGCACGACCGGGTCGCCCGCCTTCGCGCGTCTTCTCGAAAAGCGTCTGGGTGTCGACCCGGGAGATGTTCAGGTCATGAATGCCGCCGACGGGGCAAAGCACCCGAAAATCTATCTGGCCCACGCCAGCGAGGACAAGGACCGGGTCCGTCCAGTCGCCGAGTATCTCATGGCGAACGGCGTCGACGTCTGGTTCGACGAGTGGGAGATCGAGCCCGGCGACAGCCTGCGGCAGAAGATGGAGGAGGGCCTCGGCGCGATGACCCACTTCGTCGTGGTGTTGACCGAGACGTCGATCACCAAGCCATGGGTGGCCAAGGAGATCGACGTCGGCCTCGTCCAGCAGGTCGGCGGCAAGAGCCGGTTCGTGCCGCTGGTCGTCGACCTCGATCCCGCGAAGCTCTCGCCCTTCCTCCAGGCGATGCTGTTCCTCAAGATCGATCCCGCCAGTGAGGCGGACCTCAAGGGCCTGGTGGACCGGCTGCATGGTGTGAGCCGCAAGCCACCACTCGGGGACGCGCCGCGTTACGTGCAGAAGGCTCCGAGTGGGCTCGAAGGCTGGTCCCCCGCCGCGATCGCGATCGGCAAGCACATTGTGGAGACCAGCGCGAACGCGACGGCCGTCGACCCCATCGTGACCCTCGCCGATCTGCCGGCGGCTCTCGGCATCGCTGCCGATGACCTGCGGATCGGGCTGCTCGACCTCAAGGACGCCGGTTACCTGCGCGAGATGAACATCAGCGGGCACTATGCCCCGCAACCGGCGCTGTTTGTGGACTTCGACGAGGCGTTCATGCCCTTCAGCCCAAGCGAGGACGCGCGCACGCTCGCCAACCGGATGGTGACAGGCGAGGAGCGGGCCGTCGACACCCGGCAGCTCGCCGAAACGCTGGGATGGGAGCCGCGCCGGATGAACAGCGCCATCTGCTATCTCGAGCGGGCCGGTGCCATCAAGGCGCGGCACGCGCCCGCCTCCGCCCCCTGGCGGGCCGTGCAGCTCGTTCGCACCGACGAGACCCTGCGCTTCGCGCGTAGCCATGGCTGA
- a CDS encoding RNA-binding domain-containing protein, with translation MTEPSKPERRRRVLDSLTVAQLAEGGLQEGQDLDFKREVNIDKPEAKSRLLDDVVAFLNRGAARIIVGVEEKGGRFDGFRPLAGDPDKTALRLQTLIQDGITPVPLDVQVVPLHLETGFILDIQIPRHAGPRLLSRNITVFYDCRYQ, from the coding sequence GTGACCGAACCATCCAAGCCGGAGCGCCGCCGGCGGGTTCTTGACTCGCTCACGGTCGCGCAACTCGCCGAGGGCGGCCTGCAGGAAGGGCAAGACCTCGATTTCAAGCGTGAGGTGAACATCGACAAGCCGGAGGCCAAGTCCCGGCTGCTCGACGATGTCGTAGCCTTTCTGAACCGGGGCGCAGCCCGCATCATCGTGGGCGTCGAGGAAAAGGGCGGCCGCTTCGACGGCTTCCGGCCGCTCGCGGGCGATCCGGACAAGACCGCGCTGCGGCTGCAGACTCTCATTCAGGATGGCATCACGCCCGTTCCCCTCGATGTGCAGGTCGTGCCCCTGCACCTCGAGACTGGGTTCATCCTCGATATCCAGATCCCGCGCCACGCCGGACCGCGTCTGCTATCTCGAAACATCACGGTCTTTTACGATTGTAGATATCAGTGA
- a CDS encoding PepSY domain-containing protein: protein MHLLASRTHKWLAIIVGAQLLLWFASGALMSFLPIDRVHGDHLVDRKAVAPLPRGVALVPPSVIVAATGTRIETVSYRMWLGRPVAEATTARGTRLFDARTGALLPAPTAAQAQAVARAAWRSNDHPSVNVELIDRASPEYRGTLPAWRVTFADPDSTRIFVAADTGRIAAVRTGTWRLYDFFWSLHIMDWKNHEDFNTPWLLGFALGGLGLWLGGAVLLCMRWPKRRRSSASG from the coding sequence CTGCACCTTCTCGCGAGCCGCACTCACAAGTGGCTCGCGATCATTGTCGGCGCGCAGCTTCTTTTGTGGTTCGCGAGCGGCGCGTTGATGAGCTTCTTGCCCATCGATCGAGTGCATGGCGATCACCTTGTGGACCGCAAAGCCGTGGCGCCCTTGCCTCGCGGCGTGGCGCTCGTCCCACCATCAGTGATCGTCGCGGCGACCGGGACGCGGATCGAGACCGTGAGCTATCGCATGTGGCTTGGCCGCCCGGTCGCTGAGGCGACAACGGCCCGAGGGACGCGGCTGTTCGACGCGAGAACGGGCGCACTGTTGCCCGCCCCAACTGCGGCGCAAGCCCAAGCGGTAGCGAGGGCCGCCTGGCGGAGCAACGATCACCCAAGTGTGAACGTGGAACTGATCGATCGCGCCAGTCCCGAATATCGCGGCACGCTTCCCGCCTGGCGTGTGACGTTCGCCGATCCGGACTCCACTCGGATCTTCGTGGCGGCCGATACCGGCCGGATTGCGGCGGTGAGGACAGGCACGTGGCGGCTTTATGACTTCTTCTGGAGCCTTCACATCATGGATTGGAAGAATCACGAGGACTTCAACACGCCATGGCTTCTAGGGTTTGCGCTCGGCGGCCTCGGACTTTGGCTTGGCGGGGCCGTGCTTCTTTGCATGCGTTGGCCGAAGCGGCGTCGGTCAAGCGCGTCAGGCTAG
- a CDS encoding DUF2933 domain-containing protein, whose translation MGEHDHRMRKRGKIVLIGFLLVASFFLITEHTAHFLGVLPYLILLACPLMHLFMHHGQGGHQHGHEPGQAPAGLPANPNGRIEGESR comes from the coding sequence ATGGGCGAACATGACCATCGCATGCGCAAGCGCGGCAAGATCGTTCTGATCGGCTTCCTGCTCGTCGCCAGCTTCTTCCTCATTACCGAGCATACCGCGCACTTCCTGGGTGTGCTGCCCTATCTCATCCTGCTCGCCTGCCCGCTCATGCACCTGTTCATGCACCACGGCCAAGGTGGGCATCAGCATGGCCATGAGCCCGGCCAGGCACCCGCCGGCTTGCCGGCCAATCCCAACGGCCGCATCGAAGGAGAGTCGCGATGA
- the groL gene encoding chaperonin GroEL (60 kDa chaperone family; promotes refolding of misfolded polypeptides especially under stressful conditions; forms two stacked rings of heptamers to form a barrel-shaped 14mer; ends can be capped by GroES; misfolded proteins enter the barrel where they are refolded when GroES binds), giving the protein MAAKEVRFSTDARDRMLRGVDTLADAVKVTLGPKGRNVVIDKSFGAPRITKDGVTVAKEIELKDKFENMGAQLIREVASKTNDLAGDGTTTATVLAQAIVREGAKAVAAGMNPMDLKRGIDLAVGAVVDDLKAHARRISANSEIAQVATISANGDTEVGQILAEAMEKVGNEGVITVEEAKSLATELEVVEGMQFDRGYLSPYFITNPEKLRVELEDPYILIHEKKLSNLQALVPLLEKVIQSGRPLLIIAEDVEGDALATLVVNKLRGGLQVAAVKAPGFGDRRKAMLEDIAVLTGGNVVSEDLGIKLENVTVNMLGRAKKVVIDKDDTTIIDGAGQKSDIDGRAAQIRQQIETTTSDYDREKLQERLAKLAGGVAVIRVGGATEVEVKEKKDRVDDALHATRAAVEEGILPGGGIPLLRAVKALESLSAANDDQKAGIEIVRRALKAPARQIVDNAGEDGAYVVGKLGEGSDYNWGFNAATGEYEDLVRAGVIDPAKVVRTALQDAASVSGLLITTEALIAELPKDEKPAPVPAMDY; this is encoded by the coding sequence ATGGCTGCAAAGGAAGTCCGTTTCTCGACCGACGCGCGTGACCGCATGCTGCGGGGCGTGGACACGCTTGCAGACGCGGTCAAGGTGACGCTCGGGCCGAAGGGCCGCAACGTCGTGATCGACAAGAGCTTCGGCGCGCCGCGGATCACCAAGGACGGTGTCACGGTCGCCAAGGAGATCGAGCTCAAGGACAAGTTCGAGAACATGGGCGCGCAACTGATCCGAGAGGTCGCGTCCAAGACCAATGATCTCGCCGGCGACGGGACCACGACCGCGACCGTGCTCGCCCAGGCGATCGTCCGCGAGGGCGCCAAGGCGGTCGCCGCCGGCATGAACCCGATGGACCTGAAGCGCGGTATCGATCTCGCCGTCGGAGCCGTCGTCGACGATCTCAAGGCGCATGCGCGCCGGATCAGCGCGAACAGCGAAATCGCCCAGGTCGCCACGATCTCCGCAAACGGAGACACCGAGGTCGGCCAGATCCTTGCCGAGGCAATGGAAAAGGTCGGCAACGAAGGCGTCATCACCGTCGAGGAGGCAAAGAGCCTCGCGACCGAGCTCGAAGTCGTGGAGGGCATGCAGTTCGACCGCGGCTATCTCTCGCCCTATTTCATCACCAATCCCGAGAAGCTGCGGGTCGAGCTGGAAGATCCGTACATCCTGATCCACGAGAAGAAGCTCTCGAACCTGCAGGCGCTGGTGCCCCTGCTCGAAAAGGTAATCCAGTCGGGCCGCCCGCTGCTGATCATCGCGGAGGACGTCGAGGGCGACGCCCTGGCCACCCTGGTCGTCAACAAGCTGCGCGGCGGCCTCCAGGTCGCGGCCGTCAAGGCGCCGGGCTTCGGCGATCGGCGCAAGGCGATGCTCGAGGACATCGCCGTCCTCACCGGCGGCAATGTCGTCAGCGAGGACCTCGGCATCAAGCTCGAGAACGTCACCGTCAACATGCTCGGTCGCGCCAAGAAGGTGGTGATCGACAAGGACGACACGACGATCATCGATGGCGCCGGCCAGAAGTCGGACATCGACGGCCGCGCCGCCCAGATCCGCCAGCAGATCGAGACGACCACCTCCGATTATGATCGCGAGAAGCTGCAGGAGCGGCTCGCCAAGCTCGCCGGCGGCGTCGCGGTGATCCGTGTCGGCGGCGCCACCGAGGTCGAGGTGAAGGAGAAGAAGGACCGGGTGGACGATGCGCTTCACGCCACGCGCGCCGCGGTCGAGGAGGGCATCCTGCCCGGGGGCGGCATCCCGTTGCTGCGCGCGGTCAAGGCGCTGGAAAGCCTCTCCGCGGCCAACGACGACCAGAAAGCCGGCATCGAGATCGTCCGCCGCGCCCTGAAGGCGCCGGCGCGCCAGATCGTCGACAATGCCGGCGAGGACGGCGCCTACGTGGTCGGGAAGCTCGGCGAGGGATCGGACTACAACTGGGGCTTCAACGCTGCCACAGGCGAGTATGAAGATCTCGTCCGGGCCGGCGTGATCGACCCGGCCAAGGTCGTGCGCACTGCGCTCCAGGATGCGGCGTCGGTCTCGGGATTGCTGATCACGACCGAGGCGCTCATCGCGGAGCTGCCGAAGGACGAAAAGCCGGCACCGGTTCCCGCTATGGACTATTAA